In Glandiceps talaboti chromosome 16, keGlaTala1.1, whole genome shotgun sequence, a single window of DNA contains:
- the LOC144447219 gene encoding uncharacterized protein LOC144447219 has product MAVVPGEDLRSQISNKEMVNGARLGSLIINEGTRILRRVIESKLRSPLHIELAKHKATLVHLHQSKVINAKQYDLLYPKSGKIPSLDDYDTTLLFVLVRNICGFQHANWKGWNKPTQGNHSTVADLVRLRLFRNELYGHVISTELSDTDFELQWQQVSVVLLRLGSTQSDIDKHKTIFQDSVTHISVLVQFITICREDYDLQKKGLQKSDDILQILDDIKQSIKENAKQQAASLEKHEQSSTELLNEFKQLRETMTSATCPVLALASDTTGVDTEEEPSRIRVCNNSTQTEVADSNVNYCSDELRQHYIATTDNMQPIPWSDFSVGLRDIYTNLELKGKCRPIQFSDLFGIIKCEVEAGETSNAKKIQTTYRLHQRILIEGDPGIGKSTLCLRIVSDWAKKDTNHPLNDFHLVLLLEARYLFGEFDQIRNIIAAQLLADDSKVDRVKLWQWIEDNPQCVLLVIDGWDELPNNIKDELGRSPHLQENPHDLTKIIQNKILRNCCCLITTRPEIHLPRYCDFQLVNKGFTPDHSKEFIKRYFILPEMCAEPHDYIRLIEHIERENILLQLARNPLNTLFLCMIWEDKHNAMPTTRTALYEEFEECIIRRFCAKNKDDAEFINCIDTAISDLCSRFLSHLGKIAYCGILEEQYYFDEQILRQHCSDERLLKTGFLIKEKGTSKIRPITRYAYSHLSIQEHFAGNHLYAYSRKPVASK; this is encoded by the exons ATGGCGGTTGTACCTGGAGAAGATTTACGGTCACAGATCAGTAACAAAGAAATGGTGAATGGTGCTAGACTTGGTTCCCTTATTATCAACGAAGGTACACGTATACTTAGACGAGTCATTGAAAGCAAACTGCGTTCACCTTTACACATTGAACTTGCGAAACACAAAGCTACACTTGTCCATTTACATCAGAGCAAAGTTATAAATGCTAAACAATACGATCTGCTGTACCCAAAGAGTGGGAAAATTCCATCCTTAGACGATTATGATACAACATTGTTATTTGTACTTGTTCGAAATATATGCGGTTTCCAACACGCAAACTGGAAAGGCTGGAATAAACCAACACAAGGTAACCATTCAACAGTTGCAGATTTAGTTCGACTGAGACTGTTCAGAAATGAACTGTATGGTCACGTTATTAGCACTGAACTATCAGACACCGATTTTGAACTACAATGGCAGCAGGTTTCTGTTGTTTTGTTGAGACTCGGGAGTACACAATCGGACATtgataaacacaaaacaatctTTCAAGATTCAGTAACACACATAAGTGTGCTAGTCCAGTTCATCACCATTTGTCGAGAAGATTATGACTTGCAGAAGAAAGGGTTACAGAAATCTGATGACATACTACAAATACTTGATGatatcaaacaatcaatcaaagaaAATGCAAAACAACAAGCTGCAAGCCTGGAGAAGCACGAGCAGTCCAGTACTGAATTGCTCAACGAGTTTAAACAACTTCGTGAAACTATGACATCGGCTACTTGCCCGGTACTTGCGCTTGCATCGGACACGACTGGTGTCGATACTGAAGAAGAGCCGTCCCGGATAAGAGTGTGTAATAATAGCACTCAAACTGAAG ttgcTGATTCAAACGTGAATTATTGCAGTGATGAACTTCGGCAACATTATATAGCGACAACAGACAACATGCAACCAATTCCATGGAGTGACTTTAGTGTAGGCCTCCGGGATATCTACACTAACCTGGAACTGAAAGGGAAATGCAG ACCTATCCAGTTTAGCGACTTGTTTGGAATCATTAAATGTGAAGTTGAAGCAGGCGAAACATCAAACGCAAAGAAAATACAGACTACCTACAGATTACACCAAAGAATTCTGATAGAGGGCGACCCTGGTATCGGTAAAAGCACCCTATGTCTTAGAATAGTGTCAGATTGGGCTAAGAAAGATACAAACCATCCATTAAATGATTTTCACCTTGTATTACTGTTAGAAGCTAGGTATTTATTTGGTGAATTTGACCAAATTAGAAACATCATAGCTGCCCAATTATTAGCTGATGATTCGAAAGTTGATAGGGTAAAGTTATGGCAATGGATAGAAGATAATCCACAGTGTGTTCTACTTGTAATAGATGGGTGGGATGAGCTCCCCAATAACATAAAAGATGAATTGGGTCGTTCGCCACATCTTCAGGAAAACCCTCACGATCTCACAAAAATCATACAGAACAAGATACTACGAAACTGTTGTTGCCTCATAACTACCAGGCCGGAGATTCATTTGCCACGTTATTGTGATTTTCAACTGGTCAACAAAGGCTTTACTCCGGATCATTCCAAAGAATTCATAAAGCGATACTTTATATTACCCGAGATGTGCGCAGAACCCCATGATTATATTCGTCTCATAGAGCATATTGAAAGGGAAAATATCTTGCTGCAATTGGCTAGAAACCCATTAAATACACTGTTTTTGTGCATGATATGGGAAGATAAACATAACGCTATGCCGACAACTAGAACAGCATTATACGAGGAGTTTGAAGAGTGTATAATTCGTAGGTTTTGCGCGAAAAACAAGGATGATGCAGAGTTTATTAATTGCATAGATACGGCAATTTCTGACTTATGCAGTCGATTTTTGAGTCACTTAGGAAAGATTGCATATTGCGGAATATTAGAGGAGCAGTACTACTTTGATGAACAAATCCTCAGACAACATTGTTCTGATGAACGTTTGTTAAAGACAGGGTTCCTCATCAAGGAAAAAGGCACCTCCAAAATAAGACCCATTACGAGGTACGCGTACTCTCACTTAAGCATTCAAGAGCATTTTGCCGGAAATCATCTGTATGCTTATTCAAGAAAGCCAGTCGCATCTAAATGA